One Rosa chinensis cultivar Old Blush chromosome 3, RchiOBHm-V2, whole genome shotgun sequence DNA window includes the following coding sequences:
- the LOC112194204 gene encoding GDSL esterase/lipase At5g03810, whose product MIVSGKLLVSLSLLVLVFKVSHGQPLVPALIIFGDSVADVGNNNNRTTLVKANFPPYGRDFVNHQPTGRFCNGKLATDFTAEYLGFTSYPPAFLSQEATGMSILTGVNFASAASGYYNWTAQLWGAISLDQQLNYYNEYQSVVVNMVGEAEANAIFSGAIHLLSAGTSDFIQNYYINPFLRVYTPDQFSEILMRSYSSFIQKLYGLGARRIGVTNLPPIGCLPAAITLFGSGSNQWNIRLNQDAILFNNKLNNTSQTLQKSLPGLKLVVFDIYQPLLDMITNPSDNGFFESRRACCGTGTFETSVLCNSRSVGTCNNATGYVFWDGFHPSEAANEVLAGDLLAQGIDLIS is encoded by the exons ATGATAGTTTCCGGTAAACTCTTGGTTTCCTTGAGCCTTCTAGTTCTTGTTTTCAAAGTGTCTCATGGGCAGCCTTTAGTTCCTGCACTCATCATCTTTGGGGACTCTGTTGCCGATGTGGGAAATAATAACAACCGCACTACACTAGTGAAGGCAAACTTCCCTCCTTATGGAAGAGACTTCGTTAATCATCAACCGACTGGAAGATTTTGTAATGGGAAGCTTGCCACAGACTTCACCG CTGAATATCTCGGATTCACCTCATACCCACCAGCTTTCCTTAGCCAAGAAGCCACAGGGATGAGCATTTTGACTGGAGTCAACTTTGCCTCAGCTGCTTCTGGCTATTATAACTGGACAGCCCAGTTATGG GGTGCAATTTCACTAGACCAACAATTAAATTACTACAATGAGTATCAAAGTGTAGTGGTGAATATGGTAGGGGAAGCCGAAGCCAATGCCATATTCTCTGGCGCCATCCACCTTCTAAGTGCAGGAACCAGCGATTTCATTCAGAACTACTACATCAATCCATTTCTTAGAGTCTACACACCTGACCAATTCTCAGAAATTCTAATGAGATCCTACTCCTCTTTCATTCAG AAGTTGTATGGACTCGGAGCACGAAGGATTGGAGTCACAAACTTACCACCTATAGGATGTTTGCCAGCAGCAATTACCCTATTTGGCTCAGGAAGCAACCAGTGGAACATAAGATTGAATCAAGATGCCATTTTATTCAATAACAAGCTTAACAACACATCTCAAACTTTGCAGAAGAGTCTTCCCGGACTCAAGCTCGTAGTTTTTGATATCTACCAGCCCCTCCTGGATATGATCACAAACCCCAGTGACAATG GGTTCTTCGAGTCAAGAAGAGCTTGTTGTGGAACAGGTACATTTGAAACATCTGTGCTCTGCAACTCTAGGTCTGTAGGAACATGCAACAATGCAACTGGTTATGTGTTCTGGGATGGATTTCATCCCTCTGAAGCTGCCAATGAGGTCTTAGCTGGTGATCTACTTGCACAGGGCATCGATCTCATATCTTGA
- the LOC112192074 gene encoding E3 ubiquitin-protein ligase UPL7, whose translation MDDPRKHQVSLRGASAKEITRDALLEKVSQERELRQYARRATAAALFLQRVWRRYRVTKVVALELREEWEKCVKQKQAGLVITATWISSHVVRPFLFFITCLSIRKRRIEAAEVDSMKSCFQMLLDSMNSTDSKKSYCSLAIGTLEERRIWGYQTRKLISLCMFVLSECDKSRPGSQDIVALASLAMRLVVVLTDVKGWKSIDEHDCQIADAAVKDLVRFMGSRESGLYSSIRIYINTLDAPCSSRTKSNVQTDDRFLITASTITLALRPFHASKSDLNGLGLLDVHNVAEKYSLFLLTIPWLTQRLPAVLIPAMRHKSILQPCFQTLLIFKEKILKEMLAVDQSKFHVSPKVIPPVGWALANIICLATGGESDSVDPGGFHQELDCASYVRAVNSLAENLLSMLENVDSVQENQDLQSDVETSEKPSYTVSCETEMTHGSIKLSFLDMLRPVSQQWHLTDLLAIVNKLGHTQGSETMTPKRLEYSGTLELLDIVHFYSFMLRMFSLLNPRVGSLPVLNMLSFTPGFLVSLWGALETYLFPRNVCSGHKPYDIISKTSGSGKDGNFGKKKKHGNNDGGNKWVSVLHKITGKSQAEIDHTDLRGNQPKPRLVEKEDSSDVWDIEPVRPGPQGISRDMSYMLHLFCASYSHLLLILDDIEFYEKQVPFTLEQQRQIASVLNTLVYNGFSQSIGQEGRPLMESAVRCLHLIYERDCRHQFCPPVLWLSPARKNRPPIAVAARTHEVLSANQRSDDSLAVQSIGSVITTTPHVFPFEERVEMFREFIKMDKASRKMAGEVSGPSSRSVEIVVRRGHIVEDGFQQLNSLGSRLKSSIHVSFVSECGLPEAGLDYGGLSKEFLTDISKAAFAPEYGLFSQTSTSARLLIPNPSARYLDNGIQMIEFLGRVVGKALYEGILLDYSFSHVFVQKLLGRYSFLDELSTLDPEIYRNLMYVKHYDGDVEELCLDFTVTEESFGKRHVIELKPGGKDVTVTSKNKMQYIHAIADYKLNRQMFLFSNAFYRGLIDLISPSWLKLFNAGEFNQLLSGGNHDIDVDDLRKNTRYTGGYSEGTRTIKIFWEVISGFEPKERCMLLKFVTSCSRAPLLGFKHLQPTFTIHKVACDIPLWATMRGEDVERLPSASTCYNTLKLPTYKRPSTLREKLLYAISSNAGFELS comes from the exons ATGGACGATCCTCGCAAGCATCAG GTCTCGTTGAGGGGCGCGAGCGCCAAGGAAATTACCAGAGACGCCCTGCTCGAGAAGGTCTCTCAGGAACGAGAGCTTCGCCAATATGCCAGACGCGCCACCGCTGCCGCCCTCTTCCTTCAG AGAGTGTGGAGGCGCTATAGGGTGACTAAGGTGGTGGCTTTGGAGCTCAGAGAGGAGTGGGAGAAGTGTGTGAAGCAGAAGCAAGCTGGTTTAGTCATCACAGCAACCTGGATTTCAAGTCATGTTGTGaggccttttcttttcttcattacaTGTTTATCGATTCGGAAGAGGAGAATTGAAGCCGCAGAAGTTGACTCTATGAAGAGTTGCTTTCAAATGCTACTAGACAGCATGAATTCCACTG ACTCGAAGAAGAGCTATTGCTCTCTGGCAATTGGAACTCTCGAGGAGAGAAGAATCTGGGGTTATCAGACGCGGAAGCTGATTTCTCTTTGCATGTTTGTTCTTTCGGAATGCGACAAGTCCCGCCCAGGAAGTCAAGACATTGTTGCTCTTGCGTCCTTGGCAATGCGGCTTGTTGTTGTCTTAACTGATGTCAAAGGGTGGAAGAGTATTGATGAACATGACTGTCAGATTGCCGATGCAGCAGTGAAGGATTTAGTTCGGTTTATGGGGAGCCGTGAAAGTGGTCTTTACTCATCGATTAGAATATACATTAACACATTGGATGCTCCTTGCTCTTCACGGACAAAAAGTAATGTACAAACAGATGACAGATTTTTGATTACTGCAAGCACAATAACTTTGGCTCTTAGGCCATTTCATGCGTCAAAGTCCGATCTAAATGGCCTTGGCTTGTTGGATGTCCATAATGTTGCTGAGAAGTACTCTCTGTTTCTGCTTACAATTCCTTGGCTTACTCAGCGTCTGCCAGCTGTACTTATACCTGCAATGAGGCACAAATCCATTCTCCAACCTTGTTTTCAAACATTACTG ATTTTCAAAGAGAAAATATTAAAGGAGATGCTGGCTGTGGATCAGTCAAAGTTTCATGTTTCCCCCAAGGTTATTCCACCAGTTGGTTGGGCTCTTGCAAACATTATATGCCTAGCTACAGGGGGAGAGAGTGATTCTGTTGATCCTGGAGGTTTCCATCAAGAGTTGGATTGTGCATCTTATGTACGTGCTGTTAATAGTCTTGCAGAAAACTTATTATCTATGCTTGAGAATGTTGACTCTGTCCAGGAGAATCAGGATCTCCAAAGTGATGTTGAAACCAGTGAAAAGCCAAGCTATACAGTTTCATGTGAGACTGAAATGACCCATGGATCTATTAAGTTGTCGTTCTTGGATATGCTTAGGCCTGTTTCTCAGCAGTGGCACCTTACAGATCTTTTGGCAATAGTGAATAAACTTGGTCACACTCAAGGGTCTGAGACTATGACGCCAAAAAGACTGGAATATTCAGGGACGTTGGAATTGCTGGATATTGTGCATTTTTATTCTTTCATGCTAAGAATGTTTTCATTATTGAATCCAAGGGTTGGCTCATTGCCTGTCCTTAACATGCTATCGTTTACTCCTGGATTTCTTGTAAGTCTATGGGGAGCGTTGGAAACCTATCTTTTTCCTAGGAATGTTTGCAGTGGTCATAAACCCTATGATATCATTAGTAAAACTTCTGGTAGTGGAAAAGATGGGaattttggaaaaaagaaaaagcatggCAATAATGATGGAGGTAATAAGTGGGTCAGTGTCCTTCATAAAATTACGGGTAAATCACAAGCGGAGATTGATCATACGGATTTGCGTGGTAATCAACCCAAGCCTAGACTTGTTGAAAAAGAGGATTCTTCTGATGTTTGGGATATAGAACCTGTGAGGCCTGGTCCTCAAGGTATTTCAAGAGACATGTCATATATGCTTCATCTATTCTGTGCAAGCTATTCACACCTGCTTTTGATTCTTGATGACATAGAGTTTTATGAAAAACAG GTACCATTTACACTGGAGCAACAACGGCAAATTGCTTCTGTTCTCAATACATTGGTTTATAATGGGTTTTCTCAAAGTATTGGACAGGAGGGTAGACCCCTTATGGAGTCTGCGGTCAGATGCCTGCATTTAATATATGAAAGGGATTGCAGGCACCAGTTCTGCCCCCCTGTTTTGTGGCTTTCACCTGCTAGAAAGAACCGCCCACCAATTGCGGTAGCTGCCAGAACTCATGAAGTTTTGTCAGCTAATCAAAGATCAGATGATTCTCTGGCTGTGCAAAGTATAGGCTCTGTTATAACTACAACTCCGCATGTATTTCCATTTGAAGAAAG AGTGGAAATGTTTAGAGAGTTTATCAAGATGGACAAAGCCTCCCGGAAAATGGCTGGTGAGGTTTCTGGCCCTAGTTCACGATCAGTTGAGATAGTAGTTCGTCGTGGTCATATTGTTGAAGATGGATTTCAGCAGTTAAACTCCCTGGGATCAAGATTAAAGTCATCCATCCATGTTTCATTTGTCAGTGAATGTGGCCTTCCAGAGGCTGGCCTCGACTATGGTGGATTATCTAAAGAGTTTTTGACCGATATATCAAAAGCTGCATTCGCTCCTGA GTATGGGCTATTCTCCCAGACCTCAACCTCAGCCAGACTTCTAATTCCTAATCCATCTGCAAGATATCTAGATAATGGTATCCAGATGATTGAGTTCCTTGGAAGAGTTGTCGGGAAAGCTCTCTATGAAGGAATACTGCTAGATTACTCATTTTCTCatgtttttgtacaaaaactgTTGGGTCGATATAGCTTCCTCGATGAACTATCAACACTTGATCCAGAGATTTACAGGAATCTCATGTATGTTAAG CATTATGATGGTGATGTTGAGGAACTGTGTCTGGACTTTACGGTAACTGAAGAGTCATTTGGAAAACGGCATGTTATTGAGCTCAAGCCTGGTGGAAAGGATGTTACTGTGACAAGCAAGAACAAAATGCAGTACATCCATGCAATTGCTGATTATAAGCTTAACCGACAG ATGTTCCTTTTTTCAAATGCATTCTATAGAGGGTTAATTGATCTCATATCACCATCTTGGCTAAAATTATTTAATGCAGGGGAATTTAATCAG TTGCTTTCAGGTGGAAACCATGACATTGATGTTGATGACTTGAGAAAGAACACACGATACACTGGTGGTTACTCTGAAGGGACCCGAACGATTAAAATCTTTTGGGAG GTAATTAGCGGATTTGAACCTAAAGAACGGTGTATGCTTTTGAAATTCGTGACCAGTTGTTCTCGAGCTCCATTACTTGGGTTTAAACACTTGCAACCAACGTTTACAATTCATAAG GTTGCATGCGATATCCCTCTGTGGGCAACAATGAGAGGAGAGGATGTAGAGCGGCTTCCATCAGCCTCAACTTGCTACAATACTTTGAAG CTTCCAACTTACAAGCGTCCAAGCACGTTGAGAGAAAAACTTCTATATGCAATCAGTTCTAATGCAGGTTTTGAACTTTCTTGA